A stretch of Lactuca sativa cultivar Salinas chromosome 6, Lsat_Salinas_v11, whole genome shotgun sequence DNA encodes these proteins:
- the LOC111913077 gene encoding blue copper protein-like produces MGTNRWNIILFVAMVAAVATSVSSKEFIVGDDKGWTLNFDYQAWAYGKEFVVGDKLVFKYPSGKHNVFRVNGTVFQQCMIPSVNEALTSGYDVITLQTPGRKWYICGVGKHCEQGGMKLFITVLPQSTPPPAPWVSPVPSIRKLFVVGDDKGWTLNFDYQAWATGKQFFVGDKLVFRYTVGKHNVFRVNGTSFQQCTIPAATEALTSGYDVISLDTPGRKWYICGVGKHCLKGLKLFINVLPLSTYPPPPYYGARKLAPPKF; encoded by the exons ATGGGTACAAACAGGTGGAACATCATTCTCTTTGTAGCAATGGTTGCTGCAGTAGCTACTTCAGTTTCCTCCAAGGAGTTTATTGTTGGCGATGACAAAGGTTGGACCCTCAACTTCGATTATCAAGCGTGGGCCTATGGGAAGGAGTTCGTCGTTGGTGATAAACTGG TATTCAAATATCCTTCTGGAAAACACAATGTCTTCAGAGTCAATGGAACAGTTTTCCAACAGTGCATGATTCCTTCTGTTAACGAAGCTCTCACTAGTGGATACGATGTCATAACCCTTCAAACACCTGGAAGAAAGTGGTATATTTGTGGAGTTGGTAAACATTGTGAGCAAGGTGGTATGAAGCTTTTCATCACTGTTCTCCCTCAATCAACACCACCCCCAGCTCCTTGGGTCTCTCCTGTTCCTTCAATTAGAAAGCTGTTTGTGGTCGGTGACGATAAAGGATGGACGTTGAACTTTGATTACCAAGCATGGGCCACGGGAAAGCAATTCTTTGTCGGGGATAAACTTG TCTTCAGATACACTGTGGGAAAGCATAATGTGTTTAGAGTAAATGGAACTTCCTTCCAGCAATGTACTATTCCGGCTGCTACTGAAGCTCTCACAAGTGGATACGATGTGATCTCCCTTGATACCCCTGGAAGGAAATGGTATATTTGTGGTGTCGGAAAACACTGTTTGAAGGGACTGAAACTTTTCATCAATGTACTCCCCCTGTCAACATATCCTCCTCCTCCGTACTATGGAGCACGAAAACTTGCACCACCAAAATTCTAG